The genomic region GCCGTCGAACGGCTGCTGGAGGAGGCGGGCCTGAAGCGCGAGGTGGTGGAGGTGATCGGCTTCCACGGCCAGACGATCCATCACGCCCCGGAGGAAGGCCGCACCTGGCAGATCGGCGACGGCGCGCTTCTGGCGCGCCTGACGGGCCTGCCGGTGGTGAACGAGCTGCGCCTCGCCGACATGGCCGCGGGCGGGCAGGGCGCGCCCCTGGCCCCGGCCTATCACCGTGCGCTGGCGGCGGAGCTTGAGAAGCCGCTCGCCGTTTTGAACCTGGGCGGGGTCGGCAACGTCACCTGGTTGGGGAAGGGGCCTGAGGACATCCTGGCCTTCGACACCGGACCCGCCAATGCCCTGCTGGACGACTGGGTCTGGCGGCAGGGTGCCGGGCGGTTCGACGAGGGCGGACGGCTGGCCGCCTCCGGCCGGATCGCCGAGCATCTGGTCGAGCAGTGGCTGCGCGCGCCCTACTTCGACCTGCAGCCGCCCAAGTCCCTCGACCGCGACGCCTTTGCGACGCCGGGGCTGGAAGGGCTGATGCTGGAGGATGGGGCTGCGACCCTCACGGCCTTCACCGCCGCCAGCGTGGCGCGCGCCGCGGAGAGCTTTCCAGGGCCGGTCGCCAGCGTGCTGGTCACCGGCGGCGGGCGGCGGAATCCCATGATGATGGCGATGCTGGCCGCGCGGCTCGGCGTGGCGGTGGAGCCGGTCGAGCGCTTTGGCTGGGACGGCGATGCCTTGGAAGCCCAGGCCTTCGCCTTCCTCGCGCTCCGGTCGCTACGGGGACTGCCGATCACCTATCCCGGCACGACAGGGGTCGTCACGCCTTTGAGCGGCGGCAAGCTTCACAAGCCGGAATAGCGGCTGGGCCCAAACCTACTCGGCGGTCTGGGCGCGCGCCTTTTGCAGATAGTCGGCGACGTGGCCGCAGAGCTGGTCCATCTCGTCCTTGTAGAAGTGCTCGGCGCCGGGCACGACGCGGTAGTCGATTTCGATGCCGCGCTGGGTCTGAAGCTTGGTGACCAGCTTGGCCACCGAGGGCTCCTGCACGATGCTGTCCTTGTCGCCCTGGACGATCAGGCCCGAGGAGGGGCAGGGGGCCAGGAAGGTGAAGTCGTACATGTTCGCGGGCGGCGAGATGGAGATGAAGCCCTCGATCTCCGGGCGGCGCATCAAGAGCTGCATGCCGATCCAAGCGCCGAAGGAAAACCCGGCCACCCAGCAGCCGCGCGCGCTCTGGTTCACGCTCTGCAGCCAATCCAGCGCCGAGGCGGCGTCGCTCAGTTCGCCTTCGCCCCGGTCGTAGGTGCCCTGGGAGCGGCCGACCCCCCGGAAGTTGAAACGCAGCACGGAGAAGCCCTGCTTGGCGAAGGTATGAAAGAGGTTGTAGACAACCTTGTTGTTCATGGTGCCGCCATGCTGGGGGTGCGGATGCAGCACGATCGCAACCGGCGCGCTGGGATCCTTGGCATGGAGGTAGCGGCCTTCGAGACGCCCCTCGGGGCCGTTGATGATGACGTCAGGCATATTTCCCGTTCACCTTGGCTTTAAATTTGCGGTCAGCGACCAAATATCTGAGTCCAGCGGTTGGACTTTTCCAACAGCACGCCCCTATCTTGGCGTGAAACCTTAGTACTGGCACCGGACCGAAGGCCCGTGGGGCGCGGAGTGTAACATGGCCGAAACGAGCTTTTTCAAGTCGATCGTCGAAGATATCGACGCCGCGATGGCGCGCGATCCCTCCGCGAAGTCACGCTTGGAAGTGGTGCTTTGCTTCCCAGGTTTCCAGGCGTTGCTGTTCTACCGCATTTCACACTGGCTGTGGGACAGAAAACTTCACCTTCTGGGACGCTGGATTTCGGCGGTCGGCCGCGTGCTGACCGGGGTCGAGATCCACCCCGGCGCGCGGATCGGTCGGCGGCTCTTCATCGACCACGGCTGCGGCGTCGTGGTGGGCGAGACGGCCGAGATCGGGAATGACGTGACGCTTTACCACGACGTCACTCTGGGCGGCGTCGCCCCCTCGGTCGACAGCGACAAGCAGCGCAACCAGAAGCGCCATCCGACGCTTGAGGATAATGTGATCGTGGGCTCCGGCGCACAGATCCTGGGCCCGATAACCGTGAAGCGCTGCGCACGCGTGGGCGCGAACGCCGTGGTCACCAAGGAGGTCGAGGAGAACACGACGGTGGTCGGCATCCCCGCGCGCGCCGTCAAGGTGCGCGGCGAGAGCGAGGAGCCTGCACGTTTCGTCGCCTACGGCACGCCGACCGGCGACCTTCCGGACCCGGTCGCCCGTGCGCTTGACGGCATGATGGCCGAGTTGACCCGCTTGCAGACCCGCGTGGAAGAGTTGGAGGCGCGCGAGAAAGACACGAACGTGCCCATCGAGGGCGAGGAAAAAGAGCCCCAGCGCGCCAGCAGCGGAAAGAACTGACGCGGGCCAGCGTGTTCGCGCCACGCTTGTTTTTGGAGGTTGGAGGC from Limibacillus sp. harbors:
- a CDS encoding anhydro-N-acetylmuramic acid kinase; translation: AVERLLEEAGLKREVVEVIGFHGQTIHHAPEEGRTWQIGDGALLARLTGLPVVNELRLADMAAGGQGAPLAPAYHRALAAELEKPLAVLNLGGVGNVTWLGKGPEDILAFDTGPANALLDDWVWRQGAGRFDEGGRLAASGRIAEHLVEQWLRAPYFDLQPPKSLDRDAFATPGLEGLMLEDGAATLTAFTAASVARAAESFPGPVASVLVTGGGRRNPMMMAMLAARLGVAVEPVERFGWDGDALEAQAFAFLALRSLRGLPITYPGTTGVVTPLSGGKLHKPE
- a CDS encoding alpha/beta hydrolase, producing MPDVIINGPEGRLEGRYLHAKDPSAPVAIVLHPHPQHGGTMNNKVVYNLFHTFAKQGFSVLRFNFRGVGRSQGTYDRGEGELSDAASALDWLQSVNQSARGCWVAGFSFGAWIGMQLLMRRPEIEGFISISPPANMYDFTFLAPCPSSGLIVQGDKDSIVQEPSVAKLVTKLQTQRGIEIDYRVVPGAEHFYKDEMDQLCGHVADYLQKARAQTAE
- the cysE gene encoding serine O-acetyltransferase; this translates as MAETSFFKSIVEDIDAAMARDPSAKSRLEVVLCFPGFQALLFYRISHWLWDRKLHLLGRWISAVGRVLTGVEIHPGARIGRRLFIDHGCGVVVGETAEIGNDVTLYHDVTLGGVAPSVDSDKQRNQKRHPTLEDNVIVGSGAQILGPITVKRCARVGANAVVTKEVEENTTVVGIPARAVKVRGESEEPARFVAYGTPTGDLPDPVARALDGMMAELTRLQTRVEELEAREKDTNVPIEGEEKEPQRASSGKN